In Acidobacteriota bacterium, one DNA window encodes the following:
- a CDS encoding isoprenylcysteine carboxylmethyltransferase family protein — protein sequence MSSALQRWRVPLGFVAGVALIVWAHPRPLSLAMGLPIAALGLALRACAAGYIRKNDALATTGPYRYTRNPLYLGSALLGAGFVIAADYWLLAVLALVLLLGVYLPVIRAEEGYLAERFGAAFQEYAARVPRLLPRFGRWGEGARGGFSLALYRRHREYQALAGFCFLAVVLVLKWKLHVVAPW from the coding sequence ATGAGTTCCGCACTGCAACGCTGGCGTGTGCCGTTGGGGTTTGTGGCGGGGGTGGCGCTGATCGTGTGGGCGCATCCGCGGCCCTTGAGCCTTGCGATGGGGCTGCCGATTGCGGCGCTCGGGCTGGCCTTGCGCGCCTGCGCTGCCGGCTACATCCGCAAGAATGATGCCCTGGCGACGACCGGCCCGTATCGCTATACGCGCAATCCGCTGTACCTGGGCAGTGCGCTACTGGGCGCAGGGTTTGTGATTGCGGCGGATTATTGGCTGCTGGCGGTGCTGGCGCTCGTGCTGCTGCTGGGGGTGTACCTGCCGGTGATTCGCGCCGAAGAAGGCTACCTGGCGGAACGCTTTGGCGCTGCCTTTCAGGAATACGCCGCGCGGGTGCCGCGGTTGCTGCCGCGCTTCGGACGCTGGGGTGAGGGCGCGCGGGGCGGATTCTCGCTGGCCTTGTATCGCCGGCACCGGGAATATCAGGCGCTGGCGGGGTTTTGTTTCCTGGCGGTGGTGCTGGTGCTGAAGTGGAAGCTGCACGTGGTGGCGCCGTGGTAG